One Anaerolineae bacterium DNA window includes the following coding sequences:
- a CDS encoding FAD-dependent oxidoreductase encodes SSMVSEGMVITTDSPAIRETRRTCLELLLSDHTGDCYAPCHLTCPTGIDIQGFLKLIAQGEFRKSLELIKEATPFPASLGRICPHPCESECRRNRVDEPLAICWSHRFVADLDLESGNPYIPPCAPDTGKRVAVIGGGPAGLSAAYHLRRKGHAVTVFEQHEAAGGMMRWGIPYYRLPAAVLDAEIKVITDMGVEIRYNQKLGRDFTIQSLKDAGYDAIFVGVGAQETTRMRVEGEDLPGVMPGLEFLARVARGEYPELGDSVVVIGGGNTAIDSARTALRLGAKEVTILYRRTREEMPALDIEVEEAMKEGVKFEFLAAPVSVQEVHDGLMLTCQRMKLGEPDASGRRRPVPIEGAEFRKTCGTIISAIGQRIDMECLEGERVTCSSDGRIEVDPLTMQTTIPGVFAAGDCVTGPDIAVRAMGKGRLAAVSIDQYLRGEPVIGYGYNFNSSMGKLDEVDPERFARYEQAPRVKMPELEIERRVRTFDQVELGLTPESAVAEAKRCLECGCAAVNTCKLKEYATQYGARQDVWAGERRGYFIDNSHPDLYMETGKCIQCGACVRACRDIRKLEVFTFVYRGFRARVLPYFGLPLSQTTCDGCLECVKVCPTGALVATRKVVEKAYDLP; translated from the coding sequence TCCTCCATGGTCAGCGAGGGCATGGTCATCACCACCGATTCGCCGGCCATCCGCGAAACCCGCCGCACCTGCCTGGAACTCCTGCTCTCCGACCATACCGGCGACTGCTATGCGCCCTGCCATCTGACCTGCCCCACCGGCATTGATATCCAGGGCTTCCTGAAGCTCATCGCTCAGGGCGAATTCCGCAAGTCGCTGGAGCTGATTAAGGAAGCGACGCCCTTCCCCGCGTCGCTGGGGCGCATCTGCCCTCACCCCTGCGAATCGGAGTGCCGGCGCAACCGCGTGGACGAACCGCTGGCCATCTGCTGGTCGCACCGCTTTGTCGCTGACCTGGACCTCGAAAGCGGGAATCCCTATATCCCGCCCTGTGCCCCGGACACCGGCAAGCGCGTGGCGGTCATCGGCGGCGGGCCGGCCGGCCTCAGCGCCGCCTATCACCTGCGCCGCAAGGGGCATGCGGTGACCGTGTTCGAACAGCATGAGGCGGCCGGCGGCATGATGCGCTGGGGCATCCCCTATTATCGTCTGCCGGCGGCGGTGCTGGACGCCGAGATCAAGGTCATCACCGATATGGGGGTGGAGATCCGCTACAACCAGAAGCTCGGGCGCGACTTCACCATCCAGTCCCTGAAGGACGCCGGCTATGATGCCATCTTCGTCGGCGTCGGCGCCCAGGAGACCACCCGCATGCGCGTGGAAGGTGAGGACCTGCCCGGCGTCATGCCCGGCCTGGAATTCCTGGCGCGCGTGGCGCGCGGCGAATACCCCGAACTGGGCGACAGTGTGGTGGTCATCGGCGGCGGCAACACGGCCATTGACTCTGCCCGCACCGCCCTGCGCCTGGGCGCGAAAGAGGTAACCATCCTCTACCGCCGCACGCGGGAAGAGATGCCGGCCCTCGACATCGAGGTGGAAGAGGCCATGAAGGAGGGGGTGAAGTTCGAGTTCCTCGCCGCCCCGGTCTCCGTGCAGGAAGTGCACGATGGCCTGATGCTGACCTGCCAGCGCATGAAGCTGGGCGAGCCGGACGCCAGCGGCCGGCGCCGGCCAGTGCCTATCGAGGGAGCGGAGTTCCGCAAAACCTGCGGCACCATCATCTCCGCCATCGGCCAGCGCATCGATATGGAATGCCTCGAGGGCGAGAGGGTTACCTGCTCTTCGGACGGCCGTATCGAGGTGGACCCGCTGACGATGCAAACCACCATCCCGGGCGTGTTCGCCGCCGGCGACTGCGTGACCGGCCCTGATATCGCCGTGCGCGCCATGGGCAAGGGCCGGCTGGCGGCCGTCTCCATTGACCAGTACCTGCGCGGCGAGCCGGTCATCGGCTACGGCTACAACTTCAACTCCAGCATGGGCAAACTGGACGAGGTGGACCCGGAGCGCTTCGCCCGCTACGAGCAGGCTCCCCGGGTGAAAATGCCGGAGCTGGAGATCGAGCGCCGCGTGCGCACGTTCGACCAGGTGGAGTTGGGTCTCACGCCGGAATCCGCCGTTGCCGAGGCCAAACGCTGTCTGGAATGCGGCTGTGCCGCCGTCAATACCTGCAAACTGAAAGAGTATGCCACCCAGTACGGTGCCCGACAAGATGTGTGGGCCGGCGAACGCCGCGGCTACTTCATTGACAACTCGCATCCTGACCTGTACATGGAGACCGGCAAGTGCATCCAGTGCGGCGCGTGCGTGCGGGCCTGCCGCGACATCCGCAAGCTGGAGGTCTTCACCTTTGTCTATCGCGGCTTCCGGGCGCGCGTGCTCCCGTACTTCGGCCTGCCGCTCTCGCAGACCACCTGCGACGGCTGTCTGGAGTGCGTCAAGGTGTGTCCCACCGGCGCGCTGGTCGCCACCCGTAAGGTAGTGGAGAAGGCGTACGATCTTCCCTGA